In one window of Gossypium hirsutum isolate 1008001.06 chromosome A01, Gossypium_hirsutum_v2.1, whole genome shotgun sequence DNA:
- the LOC107917986 gene encoding elongation factor 1-alpha-like isoform X1 yields MGKEKTHINIVVIGHVDSGKSTTTGHLIYKLGGIDKRVIERFEKEAAEMNKRSFKYAWVLDKLKAERERGITIDIALWKFETTKYYCTVIDAPGHRDFIKNMITGTSQADCAVLIIDSTTGGFEAGISKDGQTREHALLAFTLGVKQMICCCNKMDATTPKYSKARYDEIVKEVSSYLKKVGYNPDKIPFVPISGFEGDNMIERSTNLDWYKGPTLLEALDQINEPKRPSDKPLRLPLQDVYKIGGIGTVPVGRVETGVLKPGMVVTFGPSGLTTEVKSVEMHHEALTEALPGDNVGFNVKNVAVKDLKRGFVASNSKDDPAKEAANFTSQVIIMNHPGQIGNGYAPVLDCHTSHIAVKFAELLTKIDRRSGKELEKEPKFLKNGDAGMIKMIPTKPMVVETFSEYPPLGRFAVRDMRQTVAVGVIKSVEKKDPTGAKVTKSAAKKK; encoded by the exons ATGGGTAAGGAAAAGACTCACATTAACATTGTGGTCATCGGCCACGTCGATTCTGGGAAATCAACCACCACTGGCCACCTGATTTACAAGCTTGGTGGTATTGACAAGCGTGTGATTGAAAGGTTCGAGAAAGAAGCTGCTGAGATGAACAAGAGGTCATTCAAGTATGCTTGGGTGCTTGACAAGCTCAAGGCTGAGCGTGAGCGTGGTATCACCATTGATATTGCCTTGTGGAAATTTGAGACCACCAAATACTACTGCACTGTGATTGATGCACCTGGACACCGTGACTTTATCAAGAATATGATTACTGGTACGTCACAGGCTGACTGTGCTGTTTTGATTATTGATTCCACCACTGGTGGTTTTGAGGCTGGTATCTCAAAGGATGGTCAGACTCGTGAGCACGCATTGCTTGCTTTTACCCTTGGTGTCAAGCAAATGATTTGCTGTTGCAACAAG aTGGATGCCACTACCCCTAAATACTCGAAGGCTAGGTATGATGAAATTGTGAAGGAAGTCTCTTCCTACTTGAAGAAGGTGGGATACAACCCTGACAAGATTCCATTTGTTCCCATTTCTGGTTTTGAGGGTGACAACATGATTGAGAGGTCTACCAACTTGGACTGGTACAAGGGCCCTACTCTTCTTGAGGCTCTTGACCAGATCAACGAGCCCAAGAGGCCTTCAGACAAGCCTCTCCGTCTCCCACTTCAGGATGTGTACAAGATTGGTGGTATTGGAACTGTTCCAGTCGGCCGTGTTGAAACCGGTGTCTTGAAGCCTGGTATGGTTGTGACCTTTGGCCCGTCTGGTCTGACAACTGAAGTTAAGTCAGTTGAGATGCACCATGAAGCTCTTACAGAAGCACTTCCCGGTGATAATGTTGGGTTCAATGTTAAAAACGTTGCTGTTAAGGATCTCAAGCGTGGTTTTGTTGCATCCAACTCCAAGGATGACCCTGCTAAGGAGGCTGCCAACTTCACTTCTCAGGTCATCATTATGAACCACCCTGGACAAATTGGAAATGGATATGCCCCAGTCCTTGACTGCCACACGTCACACATTGCTGTTAAGTTTGCTGAGCTTTTGACCAAGATTGACAGGCGATCTGGTAAGGAGCTTGAGAAGgaacccaagttcttgaagaacGGTGATGCTGGTATGATTAAGATGATTCCTACCAAGCCCATGGTTGTGGAGACCTTCTCTGAGTACCCACCCCTGGGTCGTTTTGCTGTGAGGGACATGCGTCAGACCGTGGCTGTTGGTGTTATCAAGAGTGTCGAGAAGAAGGACCCAACCGGTGCCAAGGTCACCAAGTCTGCTGCTAAGAAGAAGTGA